In a genomic window of Chryseobacterium sp. G0162:
- the hisD gene encoding histidinol dehydrogenase, with the protein MKIYRYPTKDSWIKLVQRPVFEREEISGLIAEIFAEVENKGDKALIAFNKKFDKAETKNIAVTEEEINNAENQLSNDLKQAIQQAKENIFKFHDSQNPEIQKIETAKGVVCWRENRAIEKVGIYIPGGTAPLFSTVLMLAVPANIAGCEEIILCTPPDKKGDVNPAILYTAKLCGVSKIFKTGGAQAIAAMTLGTESIPQVYKIFGPGNQFVVAAKEYTQRYGVAIDMPAGPSEVLVIGDEQAIPEFCAADLLSQAEHGSDSQVIFLTTDFKVFNEVIRCVERQIKGLPRNEMAGKALENSCFILLNSLEEAVEFSNLYAPEHLILALGEFEKYIPMIQNAGSVFLGNYSCESAGDYASGTNHTLPTNAYAKNYSGVSLDSFVKKITFQHLSKKGLQSLGKTIEIMAEAEGLLAHKNAVSIRLKR; encoded by the coding sequence ATGAAAATATATCGATATCCAACAAAAGATTCATGGATAAAGCTGGTACAGAGACCTGTTTTTGAACGGGAAGAGATTTCCGGACTGATTGCTGAAATATTTGCTGAAGTTGAAAACAAAGGAGATAAAGCTTTAATAGCATTCAATAAAAAATTTGATAAAGCCGAAACCAAAAACATTGCTGTTACAGAAGAGGAAATAAATAATGCGGAAAATCAGCTTAGTAATGATTTAAAGCAGGCTATCCAACAAGCAAAAGAAAACATTTTTAAATTTCACGATTCACAAAATCCGGAGATTCAGAAAATAGAAACAGCAAAAGGGGTGGTTTGCTGGAGAGAAAACCGAGCGATAGAAAAGGTAGGAATTTATATTCCGGGGGGAACAGCTCCTTTATTCTCAACAGTTTTGATGCTTGCAGTCCCTGCTAATATTGCTGGATGTGAGGAAATCATTCTGTGTACACCACCAGATAAAAAAGGAGATGTTAATCCTGCCATTTTATATACGGCAAAGCTCTGCGGAGTTTCAAAGATTTTCAAAACTGGAGGCGCTCAGGCCATTGCAGCTATGACTTTAGGAACTGAAAGCATCCCACAAGTATATAAAATTTTTGGCCCTGGAAATCAATTCGTAGTAGCAGCAAAAGAGTATACCCAACGGTATGGAGTCGCTATCGATATGCCGGCAGGACCTAGTGAAGTTCTCGTGATTGGTGATGAGCAAGCTATTCCGGAATTCTGTGCTGCCGATTTGCTTTCACAGGCAGAACACGGCAGTGACAGCCAGGTGATTTTTCTAACCACAGACTTTAAAGTTTTTAATGAGGTTATTAGGTGTGTTGAACGTCAAATCAAAGGCTTACCGAGAAATGAAATGGCAGGGAAAGCACTTGAAAATAGTTGCTTTATCTTGTTAAATAGTCTTGAGGAAGCCGTTGAGTTCAGCAATTTATATGCTCCGGAACACCTTATTCTTGCGCTGGGTGAGTTTGAAAAATATATCCCTATGATCCAGAATGCAGGTTCTGTATTCCTTGGGAATTATTCCTGTGAAAGTGCCGGAGATTATGCAAGCGGAACCAATCACACCCTTCCTACGAATGCTTATGCAAAGAATTACAGTGGTGTATCCCTGGACAGTTTTGTGAAGAAAATTACTTTCCAGCATTTATCGAAGAAAGGACTTCAGAGTTTAGGAAAAACAATAGAAATAATGGCAGAGGCAGAAGGGCTTCTTGCTCACAAAAATGCAGTATCAATAAGATTAAAACGATAA
- the hisA gene encoding 1-(5-phosphoribosyl)-5-[(5-phosphoribosylamino)methylideneamino]imidazole-4-carboxamide isomerase: protein MKIIPAIDIIEGKCVRLSKGDYNTKKIYNEDPVEVAREFEDFGIQFLHLVDLDGAKSKHIVNQKVLENIAKSTSLQIDFGGGLKTSQDIETVFNSGAKQITLGSIAVQDPAFCLQIIEKYGPDKIILGADCENRKIKTSGWQEESDKDIIDFILEYQKKGIKTTICTDILKDGMLEGPSTGLYTEILYKTSLHLVASGGISGIKDVYKMKDIGCTGTIIGKAIYEGKISLKQLQNFIENA from the coding sequence ATGAAGATTATTCCGGCTATCGATATTATTGAAGGAAAATGTGTGCGTTTATCCAAAGGGGATTACAACACAAAGAAAATATACAATGAAGATCCTGTAGAAGTGGCCAGGGAATTTGAAGACTTTGGTATTCAGTTTCTTCACCTGGTGGATCTTGATGGTGCAAAATCAAAACATATTGTGAATCAGAAAGTGCTTGAAAATATTGCAAAATCTACTTCTTTACAAATTGATTTTGGAGGTGGATTAAAAACCTCGCAGGATATTGAAACAGTCTTTAATTCAGGAGCGAAGCAGATCACTCTAGGCAGTATTGCAGTACAGGATCCTGCATTTTGTCTTCAGATCATTGAAAAATATGGCCCGGATAAGATTATTCTGGGAGCTGATTGTGAGAATAGAAAAATCAAAACCTCCGGCTGGCAGGAAGAAAGTGATAAAGACATTATTGATTTTATTCTGGAATATCAGAAAAAGGGAATTAAAACTACCATATGCACGGATATTTTGAAGGATGGAATGCTGGAGGGACCTTCAACAGGTCTTTATACTGAAATTTTATATAAAACGTCGTTACACTTGGTGGCCAGTGGTGGAATTTCGGGGATTAAAGATGTCTATAAAATGAAAGATATAGGATGTACAGGAACAATTATCGGAAAGGCTATTTATGAAGGAAA
- the hisH gene encoding imidazole glycerol phosphate synthase subunit HisH, giving the protein MIAIIKYNGGNVSSVQNALNRLNISSVITDDPELILKADKVIFPGVGEASSTMKLLKEKGLDRLIPTLKQPVLGICLGMQLMCKGNEEGNTEGMGIFNINVKRFPPLELVPHMGWNTVLGQSSPLFSGIEAENDVYFVHSYYCELSEFTTSVCDYILPFSASLQKDNFYAVQFHPEKSGSVGSQLLNNFINLS; this is encoded by the coding sequence ATGATTGCAATAATAAAATATAACGGAGGTAATGTAAGCTCTGTACAGAACGCTTTAAACAGGTTAAATATCAGCTCAGTCATTACAGATGACCCTGAACTTATCCTGAAAGCAGATAAGGTGATTTTTCCTGGTGTAGGTGAGGCCTCGTCTACCATGAAGTTGTTGAAAGAAAAAGGACTTGATCGACTTATTCCAACATTGAAACAACCTGTTTTGGGAATATGTCTGGGAATGCAGCTCATGTGCAAAGGAAACGAAGAAGGAAATACAGAGGGAATGGGAATTTTCAATATCAATGTCAAAAGATTCCCGCCTTTGGAACTCGTTCCCCATATGGGTTGGAACACGGTTTTAGGACAAAGCTCTCCGTTATTTTCAGGAATTGAAGCTGAAAATGATGTATATTTTGTGCATAGCTATTATTGTGAACTATCGGAATTTACCACATCCGTTTGTGATTACATCCTTCCATTTAGTGCTTCTTTGCAGAAAGATAATTTTTATGCGGTACAGTTTCACCCGGAAAAATCGGGAAGTGTAGGAAGCCAGCTACTTAACAACTTTATAAACTTATCATGA
- the hisC gene encoding histidinol-phosphate transaminase has protein sequence MNTISINTLVRENILKLKPYISFRDHNEFNDPTFLDANESPFGKWNRYPDSTQRKLKNRLSELKNLSPGQIAIGNGSDELIDLIIKIFCEPKKDSILMMNPSFAMYGFYATINENRVLQLNLDENFDIVKDDFLEIVQKESIKVFFLCSPNNPTGNSTEDIEFYLQNFNGIVVVDEAYIEFSGKKSSLELLAKYPNLIVLQTFSKAWGIAGARVGVAYASEEIIQLINTVKAPYNVNALSQELILSALEDENKLKENVRDIVAEREWLRSQFKGIACIGKIFPTDANFFLIRLKDVDNVYAQMLEQEILTSRRDPAIPGCIRINIGNRQENEKLVTLLKNI, from the coding sequence ATGAACACAATCAGTATCAATACATTAGTAAGAGAAAATATTTTAAAATTAAAACCTTATATAAGCTTCAGAGATCATAATGAGTTTAATGATCCTACTTTTTTAGATGCTAATGAAAGCCCTTTTGGAAAATGGAACCGTTACCCGGATTCTACCCAAAGAAAACTTAAAAACAGATTATCTGAGCTTAAAAATCTTTCTCCCGGACAAATAGCGATAGGAAACGGAAGTGATGAACTGATCGATTTAATCATTAAGATTTTCTGTGAACCTAAAAAAGACTCTATCCTAATGATGAACCCCTCGTTTGCAATGTATGGTTTTTATGCCACGATCAATGAAAACAGGGTTTTACAGTTGAATTTAGATGAAAACTTTGATATTGTAAAAGATGACTTTTTAGAAATAGTACAGAAAGAATCTATCAAGGTTTTCTTTCTATGTTCTCCAAACAATCCAACCGGTAATAGCACTGAAGATATTGAATTTTACCTTCAAAACTTCAATGGGATTGTTGTAGTGGATGAAGCTTATATAGAATTTTCCGGGAAAAAATCAAGTCTTGAGCTGTTGGCAAAGTATCCCAATTTAATTGTTCTTCAGACCTTCTCGAAGGCTTGGGGGATTGCAGGAGCCAGAGTAGGTGTTGCCTATGCTTCGGAAGAGATTATTCAGTTGATTAATACCGTGAAAGCACCTTACAACGTTAATGCATTGAGCCAGGAGCTAATTCTGAGTGCTCTTGAAGATGAAAATAAGCTGAAAGAGAATGTACGTGATATTGTAGCAGAGCGTGAATGGCTGAGGAGTCAGTTTAAAGGAATTGCATGTATTGGCAAAATATTTCCAACAGATGCTAATTTCTTTTTAATCAGGCTAAAAGATGTTGATAATGTATATGCACAAATGCTGGAACAGGAAATTTTGACAAGCAGAAGAGATCCGGCTATTCCGGGATGCATCAGAATAAATATAGGAAACCGCCAGGAGAATGAGAAGCTGGTAACCCTTTTAAAAAACATATAA
- the hisB gene encoding bifunctional histidinol-phosphatase/imidazoleglycerol-phosphate dehydratase HisB — protein sequence MKKVLFIDRDGTLIIEPPTDFQVDSLEKLEFYPGVLQNLSKIANELDYELVMVTNQDGLGTESFPLETFTIPHEKMLRTFENEGIIFSDILIDRSFEHENLPTRKPGTGMLAKYMYGDYDLENSYVIGDRSTDVQLAKNLGSKSIFLNQSFNSESDLTTTQWVEIYQFLKSGMRRAKVYRKTNETEIEIEINIDGKGKSEISTGLHFFDHMLEQIARHGNMDLKIKVNGDLQVDEHHTVEDTGIVLGEAILKALGKKKGIERYGFLLPMDDCLSQVAIDFGGRPWLVWDAEFKREKIGDVPTEMFFHFFKSFTDSSRTNLNIKAEGENEHHKIESIFKAFAKAVKMAVNQSDINYNLPSTKGSL from the coding sequence ATGAAAAAAGTATTGTTTATCGATCGGGACGGAACCTTGATTATTGAACCTCCTACTGATTTTCAGGTGGATTCGCTGGAAAAACTGGAGTTTTATCCTGGAGTTTTGCAAAATCTTTCAAAAATTGCCAATGAACTGGATTATGAATTGGTCATGGTGACCAATCAGGATGGATTAGGAACAGAGAGCTTTCCTTTGGAAACCTTTACGATCCCTCATGAAAAAATGCTCAGAACCTTTGAAAATGAAGGCATCATTTTCAGTGATATTTTAATTGATAGAAGTTTTGAACATGAGAATCTGCCCACCCGAAAACCTGGAACAGGAATGTTGGCGAAATATATGTATGGTGATTATGATCTCGAAAATTCTTATGTAATTGGTGATCGAAGTACGGATGTTCAACTTGCTAAAAACTTGGGTTCTAAATCTATTTTTCTTAACCAAAGCTTTAATAGTGAATCTGATCTGACAACAACGCAATGGGTTGAGATTTACCAGTTCTTAAAATCCGGAATGAGAAGAGCAAAAGTCTACAGAAAGACCAATGAAACGGAAATAGAAATTGAGATAAATATCGATGGAAAAGGCAAATCTGAAATTTCTACAGGGCTTCATTTTTTTGACCACATGTTGGAACAGATTGCCAGACACGGAAATATGGATCTTAAGATCAAAGTTAATGGGGACCTTCAGGTAGATGAACACCACACGGTTGAAGATACGGGTATTGTTTTGGGGGAAGCCATTTTAAAGGCATTAGGAAAGAAAAAAGGGATTGAAAGGTATGGTTTTCTGCTTCCTATGGATGATTGCCTTTCGCAGGTAGCCATTGATTTTGGGGGCAGACCCTGGCTGGTTTGGGATGCTGAATTTAAAAGAGAAAAGATAGGAGATGTACCCACGGAAATGTTCTTTCACTTCTTTAAGTCCTTTACAGATTCTTCGAGAACCAATTTAAATATTAAAGCAGAAGGAGAGAATGAACATCACAAGATTGAATCTATTTTCAAAGCTTTTGCCAAAGCGGTGAAAATGGCGGTTAATCAATCTGATATCAACTATAATTTACCTTCCACTAAAGGAAGTTTATAA